One part of the Sphingopyxis sp. PAMC25046 genome encodes these proteins:
- a CDS encoding UPF0262 family protein: MSDADPSKQRIISVELDEGSIVWRNPDVEQERRVAIFDLIEDNKFVPQRGHPDGYAGPYRLMLRVEDGRLIFEIAREDGSPLEAIILGLGRFRRPIRDYFAICDSYYQAIKTSTAQQIETVDMARRALHNEAAEMLMDRLDGKIAVDFDTARRLFTLICVLHIKG; encoded by the coding sequence ATGAGCGACGCAGACCCCTCCAAACAGCGGATCATTTCGGTCGAGCTCGACGAAGGGTCGATTGTCTGGCGCAATCCCGACGTCGAGCAGGAACGCCGTGTCGCGATTTTCGACCTGATCGAGGATAATAAGTTCGTACCGCAGCGCGGCCATCCCGACGGCTATGCCGGCCCCTATCGGTTGATGTTGCGTGTCGAGGACGGCCGCCTGATCTTTGAAATCGCGCGCGAAGATGGATCCCCGCTCGAGGCGATCATCCTTGGTCTCGGGCGTTTCCGCCGCCCCATCCGCGATTATTTCGCGATCTGCGATTCCTATTATCAGGCGATCAAGACCTCGACCGCGCAGCAGATCGAGACCGTCGACATGGCGCGCCGCGCGCTGCACAATGAAGCGGCCGAGATGCTGATGGACCGGCTCGACGGCAAGATCGCGGTCGATTTCGACACCGCGCGGCGATTATTCACACTGATCTGCGTGTTGCACATCAAGGGCTGA
- a CDS encoding DUF934 domain-containing protein: MTDTALQSGEEPCVTLDAFLSQSNATAVRLEPDEDARALIPHLDRLALIEVAFPKFRDGRGYSSARILREAGYTGELRAQGDVLVDQIAYMKRCGFDSFAPEKALNPADVEAALTRWPEHYQGAADGAVPIWKLRHG, encoded by the coding sequence ATGACTGATACGGCCCTTCAATCGGGTGAGGAACCCTGCGTCACGCTCGACGCTTTCCTGTCGCAATCGAACGCGACCGCGGTGCGGCTCGAGCCCGACGAGGATGCGCGCGCGCTGATCCCGCATCTGGACCGGCTCGCGCTGATCGAGGTCGCCTTTCCCAAGTTCCGCGACGGTCGGGGCTATTCGTCGGCGCGCATCCTACGCGAGGCGGGCTATACCGGCGAACTGCGCGCTCAGGGCGACGTCCTCGTCGACCAGATCGCCTATATGAAGCGTTGCGGCTTCGACAGCTTCGCGCCCGAAAAGGCGCTCAATCCCGCCGATGTCGAGGCGGCGCTAACGCGCTGGCCCGAACATTATCAGGGCGCCGCCGACGGTGCGGTGCCGATATGGAAATTAAGGCATGGCTGA
- a CDS encoding replicative DNA helicase, with the protein MPELALIPTPANTGDERQLPRNIEAEAAFLGAILIDNRVVEDLPVALTPDHFFEPLHGRIFQQTMALIERNSIATPVTLKPYFEADEAMKAVGGVGYLAQLTGSGAGLIGARDFARQIFDLALLRELAGVGRTLVDNALDTSERVDPQAQIEEAETALYRVAGGEAEMGSVKNFSQASLTALQAAERALNSGGHLSGITTGIASMNAKIGGMHNSDLMILAGRPGMGKTSFATNIAYNAAERWRRDEEDGIPPEKNMGAKVAFFSLEMSADQLATRVLAEQSGVSGEALRMGKISKEQFQQLSRAAQALQTLPLFIDDTPGLTIAGLRTRARRLQRRHGIGFIVVDYLQLLQGSSKSGDNRVQEISEISRGLKTLAKELNVPVMALSQLSRQVESREDKRPQLSDLRESGSIEQDADMVLFVFREDYYVAAREPKRPVEGDDVKIHAQHEEWAAEMERVFGLAEVIVAKSRHGSTGKVRLHFEAKTTKFSDLADDSMAYDDYE; encoded by the coding sequence ATGCCTGAGCTAGCCCTGATCCCGACCCCGGCCAACACCGGGGACGAACGCCAATTACCCCGTAATATCGAAGCCGAGGCCGCGTTTCTCGGCGCGATCCTGATCGACAACCGAGTCGTCGAGGATTTGCCGGTTGCGCTGACCCCCGACCATTTCTTCGAACCGCTTCACGGCCGCATCTTTCAGCAGACGATGGCGCTCATCGAGCGCAACAGCATCGCGACACCGGTGACGCTGAAGCCTTATTTCGAGGCCGACGAGGCGATGAAGGCGGTCGGCGGGGTCGGTTATCTTGCGCAGCTGACCGGCAGCGGTGCGGGTCTGATCGGCGCGCGCGACTTTGCCCGGCAGATTTTCGATCTCGCGCTGCTTCGCGAACTTGCGGGGGTCGGGCGCACACTCGTCGACAATGCGCTCGACACGAGCGAGCGCGTCGACCCGCAGGCGCAGATCGAGGAGGCCGAAACCGCGCTCTACCGTGTCGCGGGCGGCGAGGCCGAGATGGGGTCGGTCAAGAATTTCAGCCAGGCGAGCCTCACCGCGCTGCAGGCGGCCGAGCGGGCGCTCAATTCTGGTGGGCATCTGTCGGGGATCACCACCGGGATCGCGAGCATGAACGCCAAGATCGGCGGCATGCACAATTCGGACTTGATGATCCTCGCCGGCCGCCCGGGCATGGGCAAGACCTCGTTCGCGACCAACATCGCCTATAATGCCGCCGAACGCTGGCGCCGCGACGAGGAAGACGGCATTCCGCCCGAGAAGAATATGGGCGCAAAGGTCGCCTTCTTCAGCCTCGAGATGTCGGCCGACCAACTCGCGACGCGCGTGCTCGCCGAACAATCGGGCGTGTCGGGCGAAGCGCTGCGCATGGGCAAGATCAGCAAGGAGCAGTTCCAGCAATTGAGCCGCGCGGCGCAAGCGCTACAGACACTGCCTTTGTTCATCGACGATACGCCGGGGCTGACGATCGCGGGGCTGCGCACGCGCGCGCGTCGCCTGCAGCGGCGCCACGGCATCGGTTTCATCGTCGTCGACTATCTCCAGCTCTTGCAGGGCTCGTCGAAAAGCGGCGATAACCGCGTGCAGGAAATTTCGGAAATTTCGCGTGGCTTAAAGACCTTGGCGAAAGAACTTAATGTCCCTGTGATGGCGCTCTCGCAGCTCAGCCGCCAGGTCGAAAGCCGCGAGGACAAGCGTCCGCAGCTCTCCGACCTTCGCGAATCGGGCTCGATCGAACAGGATGCCGACATGGTGCTCTTCGTGTTCCGCGAGGATTATTATGTCGCGGCGCGCGAGCCCAAACGCCCGGTCGAGGGCGACGACGTGAAAATCCACGCACAGCATGAGGAATGGGCGGCCGAGATGGAGCGCGTCTTCGGCCTCGCCGAAGTCATCGTCGCCAAATCGCGTCACGGTTCGACCGGCAAGGTGCGCCTGCACTTCGAAGCGAAGACGACCAAGTTCAGCGACCTCGCCGACGACAGCATGGCCTATGATGATTATGAATAG
- a CDS encoding phosphoadenylyl-sulfate reductase — MADVKHSLPKAGEDRTRDRIDVAPRFTQADVIRLNNLFRGQDAAEIVASVIGAGLLGETAIVSSFGAESAVLLHLVAQTAPGMPVLFLDTGKHFPETLAYRDELAAKLNLNIVNLTPDAEDLAQKDATELRWSYDPDGCCEIRKVKPLEKALTDFDTSITGRKGFQSATRQGLARFELDGSTGRLKFNPLANWTREMLDDYFAAHDLPRHPLEAEGYPSIGCSPCTSKVKPGEDPRSGRWRGWDKTECGIHSEVTPVDDDPANDPAF; from the coding sequence ATGGCTGACGTGAAACACTCTCTCCCCAAAGCCGGCGAAGACCGCACCCGCGACCGCATCGACGTCGCGCCGCGCTTCACGCAAGCCGACGTCATCCGGCTCAACAATTTGTTCCGCGGCCAGGACGCCGCCGAAATCGTCGCGAGCGTGATCGGTGCGGGCCTGCTCGGCGAAACCGCGATCGTCTCCAGCTTCGGGGCCGAAAGCGCGGTGCTGCTCCATCTCGTGGCACAGACTGCGCCCGGCATGCCGGTTTTGTTCCTCGACACCGGCAAGCATTTCCCCGAGACTCTCGCTTACCGTGACGAGCTGGCGGCGAAGCTGAATCTCAACATCGTCAACCTGACCCCCGATGCCGAAGACCTCGCGCAAAAGGACGCGACCGAGCTGCGCTGGTCCTACGACCCCGACGGCTGCTGCGAAATCCGCAAGGTCAAGCCACTCGAAAAGGCGCTGACCGATTTCGACACGTCGATCACGGGCCGCAAGGGGTTCCAGTCCGCGACGCGGCAGGGGCTCGCGCGCTTCGAGCTCGACGGCTCGACCGGCCGGCTCAAGTTCAACCCGCTTGCCAACTGGACGCGCGAGATGCTCGACGATTATTTCGCCGCGCACGACCTACCGCGCCACCCGCTGGAAGCCGAAGGCTATCCGTCGATCGGCTGCTCGCCCTGCACGTCGAAGGTCAAGCCCGGCGAAGACCCGCGCTCGGGCCGCTGGCGCGGCTGGGACAAGACCGAATGCGGCATCCACAGCGAAGTTACCCCGGTCGACGACGATCCGGCGAACGATCCGGCCTTCTAA
- a CDS encoding RidA family protein — MAERDAVFPPEPHALYEAHRYSPAIRSNGFLFVSGQVGARLDGSPEPDLAAQVQLAFDNLNAILKAAGSSFEEVVDVTLFMIDPDRNFDTIFPVLGANWGGKPYPNITAVGVTWLSGFTFEIKVIARIPGESE; from the coding sequence ATGGCTGAGCGCGACGCGGTTTTCCCGCCCGAACCCCATGCGCTCTACGAGGCGCATCGCTATTCGCCCGCGATCCGTTCCAACGGCTTCCTGTTCGTATCGGGGCAGGTCGGCGCGCGGCTCGACGGCTCGCCCGAACCCGACCTTGCCGCGCAGGTGCAGCTCGCCTTCGACAATCTGAACGCGATCCTGAAGGCCGCCGGGTCGAGTTTTGAAGAGGTGGTCGACGTGACGCTGTTCATGATCGATCCCGACCGGAATTTCGACACGATATTCCCGGTGCTTGGGGCGAATTGGGGCGGAAAGCCCTATCCGAACATTACGGCGGTGGGCGTGACCTGGCTGTCCGGCTTCACCTTCGAAATCAAGGTGATCGCGCGCATCCCGGGAGAAAGCGAATGA